The following coding sequences lie in one Cyanobacterium sp. Dongsha4 genomic window:
- the rplS gene encoding 50S ribosomal protein L19, whose amino-acid sequence MNANAIIQSIEAEYLKDKDSIPTIHVGDTIKVGVRIQEGGKERVQPFEGTVIAMRHGGINKTITVRRIFQGVGVERVFLIHSPIVANIQVLRRGKVRRAKLYYLRDRVGKATRIKQRFDRPIDTVKTTKSKKKK is encoded by the coding sequence ATCAACGCAAATGCGATAATCCAGTCTATTGAGGCGGAATATCTAAAAGATAAAGACAGTATCCCCACCATTCACGTCGGCGACACTATTAAAGTTGGTGTCCGCATTCAAGAAGGTGGCAAAGAAAGGGTACAGCCTTTTGAAGGTACAGTGATCGCAATGCGTCACGGCGGTATAAATAAAACTATCACCGTTAGACGTATTTTTCAGGGAGTAGGAGTAGAAAGAGTATTCTTAATCCATTCCCCCATCGTTGCTAATATCCAAGTTCTCCGCAGAGGTAAAGTGCGTCGTGCTAAACTTTACTACCTCAGAGACAGAGTTGGTAAAGCAACCCGTATTAAGCAACGTTTTGACCGTCCTATTGACACTGTTAAAACAACAAAAAGTAAAAAGAAAAAATAG